DNA from Victivallaceae bacterium:
TCCGTAAATGTTTGCCGCAAATGGACAATTCCCAAGCATGAGAATCAATATCATCCGATCGTTCAAAACGCAATTTAGGAAAAGAAATTCCCAATTTTTTTTTTATACGTAAAACCGTTGATAAATACTTTTCCTTGATGTCTTTCATATCGGAAAGATTTTTTAGGGTAAGGACGACTTCTCCGAAGCTTTTTTCATTATTGCTCACTGAACACTGAAACCCTATGAGCAGAAATAAACAAGCCGCCGATAAAACCGGCAAACACGGCATTCCGGGTACGATGAGTAAAAATAAAACGGCAAAGGCACCTAATTTAAAAATATCCGAATATTTTTTCACCTGTGACAACATGTCATCAATAAAAGAAGTTTCTTTCCCTATTCTTGAAATTAAAGCCGCCCCCCCTAAAGAAGTAAAAATAAGCGGAATTTGTCCTACAATTCCGTCTCCTAAAATTAAAAACGAAAACTTTCTCCAAGAAATCCTATTTGAAGAAAGACCCGAATGAATAATGAGACCTAAAAAATCAACCAAAAGGATAATGACGTTAATGAGGGCATCACCTTTTATAAATTTAAAAGTGCCCTCCATAGAAGAATAAAAATCACTTTCCTGACGAATTTTTTCACGTCTCTTATTTGCTTGGTAAGACGAAATTTTTCCGGAAATAACCTCTGCATCCAAAGACATTTGATTACCGGGAAGAGATTCCAAAGAAAATCTCGATCTAACTTCAGCCATTCGTTCCGCACCCTTGGCAATCAAAATAAAGTTCATGACGAAAATAAGAAAAAATATGCAAAATCCCGAAATCAAACTTTCCGACACCATAAATTGTCCGAGAGCCATAATTACGGAGCTTCCATTCCCTTGCGATAGGATTAGTCTCGTTGACGAAAAATTAAGACCTACTCGCATTACTGTCAGATACAGAAAAAGGGAAGGGTATACGGTTAGCGAAGATATGTCTTTAATATGCAAACTAATCGCAAATAAGACTACGGATGCAGCTATGCTGAAGCATAACAATTGATCAAGGAGAAAAGGTGAAAGAGGAAAAAAAACCAGTCCCACCACACCGATCAATATTAAAGAAAAACATTTCTTCAAAATATTTCCTACTTGAAAACAACAGCCCGTCTATTACTACTAGATAAGAAAAAAAAATTTTAACCTCAACTGAAACTGAAACAATCGAGAAAAATCATTTTTACCTTGAGAGAAATAATCAATCCGATTAATATCTCCGTTGTTTTCGGAGTATAGCGCAGTCTGGTTAGCGCGGCTGCTTTGGGAGCAGTAGGTCGGGGGTTCGAATCCCTCTACTCCGATTACAATCCGATACTCGTAAATGTGCTTAAGTTAGTCAAAAAGAAGGTATTCATGAGTGAACTTATTATTGAAAACGATGACGAAGTATTGACATTCGAGCTTGAAGACGGAGCTGCAATTGCAGAATCTTGTGAAGAAGCCGGAGTCCCTTTTGCTTGTACTGAAGGGGTTTGCGGGACATGCGTCGTTGAGGTTGTGGAAGGTCAAGAAAATTTATCCGAATTTACTTCCGAAGAAAAGGATTTTCTCGGAGATTCCGAAAACGAAAGGTTAGCTTGCCAGTGTAAGATAAATCGCGGTTGCGTCAAGATCACTTTTTGAGTATTCACTTGCCCCAAGAACTTTCTATACTATACCGGCGGACTTTTAGTAATTTTTCGTTTCGATGTTTTGCGATGGCTTTTTAAATTCGGAATTTAAGTTCAGGACGAAATTTATAGTTAAGGTTGCTTGCCATTAGGTTTTTAAAATAAATGACTTCGAACGGGTTTCAACTTGATTTTTTCCGTTTGTGTCCCGCGAGTTTGTTCGTTTGGATAAGGCGAGATTAGATCTTAATACTTTCGATCCATTAAAAATGGACCAGAAATGCAATTGCGATTTCGGTTATTATTCCCCTTTTATATGGTTTTTCAGAAACGAGGTATCAATGGACGTATATGCACAGGAAGCCTATTGTTCGGCTGAACCGAAAAAAACTTTCGGAAGACGAAGGATGACTCGAGAAGTCTTTATCGGTCAAATTCCCGTCGGAGGAGTCAATCCGATCCGAATTCAATCAATGACTGCAACTCCCACCTCCGATGTTCAAGCTACGGTTAATCAGATTATCGAACTTGCCGATCAAGGATGTGAGATAGCCAGAGTAACGGTTCAAGGGATTAAAGAGAGTGCTTCTTGTGAGAAAATCAAAGATTCCCTTCTTGCCAAAGGGTATACCATACCTCTTGTTGCAGATATCCATTTTTTTCCGGCCGCTGCTCTTCACGTGGCGGATTTTGTCGAAAAAATCCGGATTAATCCCGGAAATTTCGTCGATAAAAGAAACATGTTTATGAAGATCAATGAGCAATACGACGAAAAACAGATCGTTAGAGATCTTGAAAAAATCGAGACTAAACTTTTTCCTCTCATCGAAAAATGTAAAAAATTCAATCGTTCCTTAAGAATCGGAGTCAATCACGGTTCTTTATCGGAAAGAATCATGCGTCAATACGGAGACACCGTCCGAGGGATGGTAGAATCCGCTCTTGAATTCACTTCCGTTTTCAGGAAGTATGGATTTCATAATCTTATATATTCCATGAAATCCAGTAATCCTCAAGTTATGATTGAAGCCTATCGCTTATTGGTAACGGAATTGGATAGTCGAGGATGGGATTATCCTTTACACCTTGGAGTTACTGAAGCAGGAGCCGGTCTTTCAGGCCGCATCAAATCATCGGTCGGTATAGGAACGCTCCTTGCCGAAGGATTAGGCGATACTATAAGAGTCTCCTTAACCGAACATCCGGTCAAGGAGATCATACCTTGCCAAAACCTTATTCAAATAACCGACGAATATTCCCGTCTTTCTGCGACAACCGTTATCAACCAAGGAGAGATTTCGACTGTCGACGATGAATTCGAAACGCTGCGTTACAGATTAGCTTTAAATATCTTTGATCATGAAATCGAGCAAGAAACCTTTTTTACGGATCTGGGACTTACGAATATAACGGTAGATTCATTACCTCTTCAATCTCCGGACATTGTTTTCATTAATCCGAGTTTAATAAATCATCCTAAAATCGAAATCCTTAAAAAAGCAGGCATGCTTGTCGTTCCGCAAACCGTTAAAAGCATCTCATCATCAAAAGAGACGGATAAAATCAATAGCCGAGATTACTACATACCCAATATTCAATTTCCCGATCTCAATTACTTTATTTTCGAACCGGGTTTTCCTAATATCGATAACACCGTTCTTTTCTTTTCTAAAAAGAAACATCTTAAAAACCAAGCCATAGTTAAAATTACCTATGATGAACAGGACAAAGAAAAGGCTGTGATAGCGGCAGGGACTGAATTCGGAGCACTTTTAAATGAAAATTTATGTTCGATAATTTTTCCGGATATTACTGTTCTTAATTTAGATGAAAGACGACTTTTAGGCTTGACTCTACTGCAAGCTACTAGAAAACGTTTATTTGCTACAGACTTTATTTCATGTCCGGGTTGCGGTAGGACCCTATTTGACATTCAAACAGTCACTGAGAGAATTCGTGAAAAGACTGACCATCTTGTAGGTTTAAAAATTGCCGTTATGGGTTGTATCGTGAATGGTCCGGGAGAAATGGCCGATGCGGATTTCGGCTATGTCGGATCAAAAGCCGGTAAGATAGATCTTTATGTTAAGCATACTTGCGTCAAACGTGATATTGATATGCATGAAGCGGATGAGGCTTTAATAAATTTGATTAAATCTCACGATCGATGGGTTGAACCCATTTCGAAAAACTAGAAATTGCAATTATGATTATGTCAGAAATTATTTCATATTTACCGGATCATCTCGAATTGCGATCGTACGGAGACATTAAGTTTTTAGTTTTTAAGGCTGCAAAAGACCTTCCCTTGGTTTACGGTTCTTTTTTACGACACGGAGGAGTAAGTAGTCCCCCTTATTCTTCTTTAAATGTCGGTAGACCGAAAGTCGATACCATTGAAAACACTCAAAACAATAGGCGATTATTATTAAAAGCCTTAGGTAAAGAACATTGTTCTTTTCTCAATCAAAGACACGGCACGGTACTTCACGAAACCGCAAAAGTCCAACAAACTTTAGTAAAACTCGGTGATGGATTATATACAAACGTTCCCGGAGCGGCTTTATTAATTCGTCATGCGGATTGTCAAGGGGCCGTTTTTTACGATCCGAAAACTCATTCATTAGCTAACATTCACTGCGGGTGGAGAGGACTTGTTGCCAATATTTACAAAGTTACGGTAAAAAAAATGCAAAAAAGATACGGTTCCTCTCCGAGTGATCTGAAGATCTTTATATCTCCGAGTTTAGGTCTTTGTCATGCAGAATATGATGAGTACAAAAAAATATTTCCTAAAGAATTTCAAAAATTCATATGCGAAAACGCTCACTTCGATCTTCTGAAAATCTCAGAAAATCAACTGATAAATCTAGGTGTTTTGAAATCGAATATCCATTGCGCCAATATTTGTACATATTGTCATCCGGAAGATTTTTTCTCTTTCAGAAGAGATCACGTATCGGCCAATAATGCTACTTTGGTTTATCTAAAATAAGTTCGACAACGCGTTTTTAAATCTCTAAGTCAAAGCTTGAAAGACAAGTAATTTTATAAGTCTTAAATAAGTGCCGTAAATTTTTCTATTCGTTCCTTGATCCTTATCAAAAATGATACGGCTTTCTCACTGTCTATAACCCTGTAATCGTAACTCAAAGCAACATACATCATATTGGCAATTACAATTTGATTATCGATAACAACCGGCCTCCGTTCTATTTTATGCATACCCAAAACACCTACTTGAAGAGGGTTCAAAATAGGTGTAGAAAACAAAGAACCGTAAACACCGGCATCAGTAATCATAAACCCTCTGTTACCCGAATCACCGAAAAATAATTTTCCGTTACGTGCTTTATCGGCAAGATCAGCCAATTGCGATTCAATGTCACCCTGAGAAAGCTTATCACATTCTTTGAGTAACGGCACCGACAATCCTTTATCGGTTTCGATAGCTACTCCTATATTATAAGATTTTCTATAAATGATATTGTTATCTTCGATATAGGCATTCAATTTTGGAAAATCCTTCAAAGCCTCCGTTACTGCTTTAATGAAAAACGACATATAATCAAGCTTAACACCAAAAGTTTTCAAAAACTTTTCGCCTTCGGTTCGTCTTAACAACATGACGGTTTCCATATTGATTTCATTGAATGTCGTTAACACAGTGGTAGTTTCTAAAGATTCAACTAACCTTTTGGCAACAGTTTTACTGACAGGCGTCATTTTTTCACAAGATTCGTTCTTTTCGGCAATATGTTTCTTTAAAAGAATAAAATTCTTTGCACAAGGAAGTCCTTCATTAATGACAGGAATTTTTATAATCTTGGCATCCATAGAATCCGGCTCGACGACATGTTCAACTACCCTCACCTCTTCGACAAGATCGTTGACAACTTCTTCGGCAATTTTCGAGCTTCCCGAATCCACCGTTCCGACAACGGTACCTACGATAACCGTATCACCCGCCTTGACGTTCCAATGTACCGTACCGTCACAAGGGGCATATACCGATTGATTAATATTTCCGCTTTTAAATTTCAATATTCCTTGGTTCTCTTTGATAAAACCGCCTTGAGGAACCATTAAAGAGGATATCGTCACATCCTTACCGGATTCCAATATTTGAGGAATGATTATTTCGAAAACCATTATCCGTAACCTTTGAATTAATATTTTTCCGTCTTGTATTCTTTTTGAAAAAGGTTCCCTTACGGCACTTAAAATCTTCGATTCTTTTAAAGAAAATTTATATTCAAATTCCATAAAAACTTGTTAACAGGGATATTTCAATACGTTCGTGAGAATATTGAACCGATCTCTATGAATATAACTTATATCGAAATCTTCGATCTCCGACTCAATGTCCATTCAATAAACCGAGACTCTTCTTTTTCAAAAAAAGCACCTTTATCCGGTCTATTTAAGTTGAAAAAAACTTTTCCGAAAAAACGGCACTCATTAATTCTCTATAATACGTTTCATATTCTTTTGGACTAAGATTGATTTAAGGGCGTTTCATCAAATTTCAAATATACTCTTTCAGGTTCCGATAATAACCGTTTCCGAATATATTTTTTAAAATCTTTTTTATACTTAAGACGGTTATCCCGGATGCAGGAAATAACCTCATGAAAAACAGTGTCTCTCGAAAAGAAATCAGAGATATTTTTGATAATCAAAGGAAAAATGAAATTTTAATCCGAGAAACAATGACGTCCTCTTCCATGGAGCCGTATAATCCATGTGAAGCAATTACAATTTTTGATTTTTCTTTTCTAATGAAATTGCTTTTCCATTCATCAGAAGATTTTTTAGATATCGAAAAGATTCCGAACAAACAATCTTCAAAAAAGTAGTTCCAAAATTTCGTTGACCATTTCTTGTTTTGCAACTTGTTGTATAAGTTTTCAATCCAAGTACTTTCTTCTAAATTTAGTTGCCTCCAAAAATCAAAATCCCTATGCTTGCGTTCTTAAAAATCCCTGATGCATTCGTATACACAGCAGGTTTCTCTATTTTCAAATATTGAAAAGAAATAGCTGAAAGGTTAGTTAAGTTGTTGTTCGGTTAATGACGACCGTTTCAAGCACCGCTGAGTTCTTTCGGTGTTTTTGTATGTTTGTCATTCGTAAAACTAACCGTGATCGGCAGAAAATTAATCGTAATCGAGCCAATCCGTAATAACTTTTAATGAAGGGCCATTTCAAATAGGAGGCGAAACAGGTAGCGGCCCGAAATTTCAATAAAGTCTTGTGCTGACATTGAAGTTAACCTCTTTCCCGAATATCTTATTTGGGCAAGTTCATCGTATTGATCTTATGAAAAGCGAACGTCTTAAAAAATTGGAATCCGAACTGAATGATTTGGAACAATGGATGAAATTGGGGTTGGTTCCTAAGAAAGAAATCGATAGACATCAAGAGGAGATTTCTCAACTGAAATTGAAAATCCTTGAAGAGCAGGAACGTTTGCAACTTCTGAAAGAAAACGGAGAAATCGAAGAATATGTGACTCCTAGAAGAAGTCCGGCTAAAACGGTATATCCCGAAGGTCCGAGCATATCCGATATGGAATTTCATGAACCTACGGAAACCGAAATTGATTTGGATGCGAGAGAAACGACGGAAATCGATTTAAGCGATGACGAAAAGGAAGAACATTCTTCGGAAAGTGACGGAAACGATTATGATGATGACGATCCGTTCAGTGACAGGAACAGATGGCGTCGTGGAGGAATTATGGATCCGGATGCCAATGAATGGTAAAAGATCTTTCGGTCTATGTTCATATTCCTTTTTGCCGAAGAAAATGCCACTATTGCAGCTTTTATACCGTTCCTTATAAAGAAGCATCGGTAGGCATTTATGCAGACGCTCTTTTAAAAGAATGGGAATATAAAAAATCTCTAACGGATTTCGATTTTAAAATCGTTTCTCTTTTTTTCGGAGGAGGAACACCTGCTCTTTTACCGGCAGGATATTTTGAAAAAATCATCCGAACGATAGGTGCCAATAAGGACACGGAAATAACGTTGGAGGCTAATCCGGAAGATTTAACTCCTGTTCACCTACAAGAATTAAAGAATTGCGGGATTTCAAGATTAAGTATAGGGGTACAAACTTTCCGCAATCCGATTCTGAAAATACTCGGTCGTGAACACACGGACTTGACCTCTGAATCGGCCATTATTCAAGCTTTCGAAGCCGATTTTCGAAACATATCGATAGATATGATCTATGGCCTTCCTCATCAAACGCAAAATGATTGGAAGGAAGATCTTATGAAGGCCGTTTCTCTGCCTTTAAATCATATTTCGATTTACAATCTGACTATAGATCCTCATACAGTTTTTTACAAATATCGACGGATGATCGAACCGCACATCATTTCCGACGAGGAGCAAAAAAAAATGCTCAACTATACTTCCGAAGTTATGAACAGCCATCGCTTAAAAAGATACGAAATCGCTTCTTATGCATTTCCCGGCTATGCTTCCATACACAATTTGGGCTATTGGACAGGACGAGATTTTATAGGACTTGGTGTTTCCGCTTCACAATATCTAAATGGTGTTCGCTCTCAAAACATCGATCGATTTTCCAAATATATTCGCGGAGCCGCCAACCGATCAATACCTCAAATCGTGAACGAAAAATTATCGCTCAAGGAACGAGAAAAAGAATCCTTATCTTTACAATTACGCATTATAGAAGGAATTCCGTTAAACAGTATTACCCCTACTTTTTTAAATTCCATTCTTCATTCCGTAGAGCTAAAACCTTTTTTGGAAATTACGGACAACCATCTTAAATTGAACTTACTCGGATTATTATTTCACGATACGGTCGCTGGTGAAATCATGTCATTATAAAAATGATTTTTAATTAATTTAATTAAAATATATTACAAAAATAAATTAAGTTTAATTAAATGGTTTTTTATGAATGATGAAACAATTAAATATCTATATAACGAATGTAGAAAAAAAATTAAGAATCTCCTTATCGGTTTGACGACCGTCAAAAAAAAATCCCTACAAATTTATAAAAATTCGTTAGGAACCCCTATAAAATTTTATGAAAAAATCTCCGCTCAATCGTGGAAGCGAGGAATTCGTAATATACGAAGTATCATTCAAAAATTTTTACAGCTTTCTGCAGGTCCATCTCTGGAAATAAATAATACCGATATTTCAACTAATGCCGTCATCCGAATGAACGGCAATAAAATAATCAATGTCGGTAACCCCGTAAATCTGACGGACGCAGTAAATCTCAAATATCTAAACGATAATTATGTAGCTTTAGGAGATCCTTCAGGGACGTCGGGATATTTAAAAGTCACCGGAGGAACGATGACCGGAAATTTAAATATGGGAGGAAATTCAATTATCAATCTGGCAACTCCTACGGATGCCCAAACGAATTATGCAGCCAATGTAGCTTATGTTTTATCGAAAACAAATTCCTTGGGAACCTTATATACCCCATTATCAGCCGAATTAGCGACCAATACCACCGCTCTTGAAGGATTAAGTAATGTTCTTTCTCCGGATGATCCTTTGAATTCCGCTTATCTTTGGGTTACCGGCGGAACTATGATAGGTAATATCAACATGAATAATCATACGATTACAGGTCTTCCCGAAACTCTTACAGACCCTTCGGAAGCCGTCTCGTTGAAATACTTAAACAATAACTATCTAGCTCTATCCGGAGGGACGATGACAGGAGTGATAGATATGAGTTCCAACTCTATCACTAATATTGCCACTCCATCATCCGCTAATACCGCAAACGCAGCAAACGTAGAATTCGTATTTCAAAGATTGCTGTTTAAAACCAATACCGCTAAAGGAGCCTCATCGGCCGTAGGTCTGTCACAATCAATGGCCGCAGGAGAAAAATTCAATTGGACATGGGTAAATACTCCTTCTCTACAAACACCGAATCAATCACTATTCTTCAATACCGTACCCTCAGGCCTTTCGTTGGAATTATTACAAAGAGCTTTATATATTTTATCTTGGACTGTAACTTTTACCGGTAATGTTTCATCTAATTTTATTCTTAATTATACGAACCCCGGCGCTTCTATCACGAACCAAACCATAGGATATTATCCGGTTTCCACCGGAAGAATAGCTCAACTATTTTGCCAAATTCCGATTGAAACTCCGCCGCAAGCCGGAGCATTACCGATTCTTGAAATCACATCCTCAAGCGCAGTCACGCTCAATACTATCGCCTGGCAAATATGTGCCTGTAATATTTCCTAAAAAGCAGGAAACACCTTCCGGTGTCCCACTTTTCCGGAATCGTATTATAAATCCCCGGGTAATCGAGAAAGCTGCCACCCCGTTTGTTTTACGGTTCCGGCATTATTAAGAACCAGTTCCAAGTAAGGACCGGCAACAACGAAATTTTCGTTAATCGGAATAATCGAAGACAAATAAGCAGCCTTACCTTGGTTCAGACTAAAAATTCCCACCGTGATCCTATCCGCTCCCAAACGAACGTTTAATAAACTTCGGTCATCGGAAACTATCGTTGCAGCAACATATTCAATAAAAAAAGTCAGTATGTAGACTCCTGCTTTATAAATACGAATTCTATCGACACTGCTTCCGGTTGTGCTTTTACCTAAAGAAAAATAAGTAGAAGCATCCGAGGAAGTAAAAGCGGCACTTCCTGTCATTTTCCAATCATATAAACTACCTGAGGTTATCAAAGAAGTAACGGGAGATGGATTGTATATAATATAAGGAGCTTTCGTGTTGTTTCTCGTATCATCCAAAGCATCGATAACATCTTGAACGGTTACGCCAAATTTTTTATCCGCAAAAGAAGCTATATTTCCTACACTTTTCATATTGTCAATGCCATGACCGGACATCTTCAAATCACCCATTAAGGCAGTTCCGGCTAAAAGCGCCTTTCCGCTGAGATTACTTCGAATAACAGGAGACGTATCATCAACGGCTTCCGGTAAATTAATTAATAAATTTTCCGAAGCCATAGTTATCGTTCCTTCCATGGTACCCCCGCTCAAAGGCAAAAGTTGACAAGTCGTTCCCGGATTCAAACCTAGGACGTTTTGCATTTGCTTGATCTTAGTATCAGCATCGGAAAGAAAAGTAGTGGTATTTTGTACGATTTGAAAATAATTTTGAAACCCGGAAGAGGTCGCTTCTACTGAAGAAACCGCTAAATTAACCGTCGAGACGGGAAGATCCGTAATACTTTTATTTCCGATATTGATGTCTCCCACCATCATACTACCGCTTAATTTAACAAAAGGAGAAACAAAAC
Protein-coding regions in this window:
- the hemW gene encoding radical SAM family heme chaperone HemW — encoded protein: MVKDLSVYVHIPFCRRKCHYCSFYTVPYKEASVGIYADALLKEWEYKKSLTDFDFKIVSLFFGGGTPALLPAGYFEKIIRTIGANKDTEITLEANPEDLTPVHLQELKNCGISRLSIGVQTFRNPILKILGREHTDLTSESAIIQAFEADFRNISIDMIYGLPHQTQNDWKEDLMKAVSLPLNHISIYNLTIDPHTVFYKYRRMIEPHIISDEEQKKMLNYTSEVMNSHRLKRYEIASYAFPGYASIHNLGYWTGRDFIGLGVSASQYLNGVRSQNIDRFSKYIRGAANRSIPQIVNEKLSLKEREKESLSLQLRIIEGIPLNSITPTFLNSILHSVELKPFLEITDNHLKLNLLGLLFHDTVAGEIMSL
- a CDS encoding FHIPEP family type III secretion protein, coding for MKKCFSLILIGVVGLVFFPLSPFLLDQLLCFSIAASVVLFAISLHIKDISSLTVYPSLFLYLTVMRVGLNFSSTRLILSQGNGSSVIMALGQFMVSESLISGFCIFFLIFVMNFILIAKGAERMAEVRSRFSLESLPGNQMSLDAEVISGKISSYQANKRREKIRQESDFYSSMEGTFKFIKGDALINVIILLVDFLGLIIHSGLSSNRISWRKFSFLILGDGIVGQIPLIFTSLGGAALISRIGKETSFIDDMLSQVKKYSDIFKLGAFAVLFLLIVPGMPCLPVLSAACLFLLIGFQCSVSNNEKSFGEVVLTLKNLSDMKDIKEKYLSTVLRIKKKLGISFPKLRFERSDDIDSHAWELSICGKHLRTGSYCQKKDFFEAFESSLYCFAHELITGEYVEELLRDIGTRYGCLTDELIPKRFSRDCLKILLKCLVKERISLNLLPKILEILTVFQEKPVPEKMSEYVRRHLGSCVGKSVLGEYKNLRAVVLENSVERMIEASDRINPLLSEKILNEIETIFKKSPKEEESMDIVVTGVAVRSEMRKMMDRRFPDIPVLAYGEITDEVNLKKLGLVSDSVLI
- a CDS encoding 2Fe-2S iron-sulfur cluster-binding protein; translation: MSELIIENDDEVLTFELEDGAAIAESCEEAGVPFACTEGVCGTCVVEVVEGQENLSEFTSEEKDFLGDSENERLACQCKINRGCVKITF
- the pgeF gene encoding peptidoglycan editing factor PgeF, translating into MIMSEIISYLPDHLELRSYGDIKFLVFKAAKDLPLVYGSFLRHGGVSSPPYSSLNVGRPKVDTIENTQNNRRLLLKALGKEHCSFLNQRHGTVLHETAKVQQTLVKLGDGLYTNVPGAALLIRHADCQGAVFYDPKTHSLANIHCGWRGLVANIYKVTVKKMQKRYGSSPSDLKIFISPSLGLCHAEYDEYKKIFPKEFQKFICENAHFDLLKISENQLINLGVLKSNIHCANICTYCHPEDFFSFRRDHVSANNATLVYLK
- a CDS encoding 2-oxo acid dehydrogenase subunit E2; its protein translation is MEFEYKFSLKESKILSAVREPFSKRIQDGKILIQRLRIMVFEIIIPQILESGKDVTISSLMVPQGGFIKENQGILKFKSGNINQSVYAPCDGTVHWNVKAGDTVIVGTVVGTVDSGSSKIAEEVVNDLVEEVRVVEHVVEPDSMDAKIIKIPVINEGLPCAKNFILLKKHIAEKNESCEKMTPVSKTVAKRLVESLETTTVLTTFNEINMETVMLLRRTEGEKFLKTFGVKLDYMSFFIKAVTEALKDFPKLNAYIEDNNIIYRKSYNIGVAIETDKGLSVPLLKECDKLSQGDIESQLADLADKARNGKLFFGDSGNRGFMITDAGVYGSLFSTPILNPLQVGVLGMHKIERRPVVIDNQIVIANMMYVALSYDYRVIDSEKAVSFLIRIKERIEKFTALI
- the ispG gene encoding (E)-4-hydroxy-3-methylbut-2-enyl-diphosphate synthase gives rise to the protein MDVYAQEAYCSAEPKKTFGRRRMTREVFIGQIPVGGVNPIRIQSMTATPTSDVQATVNQIIELADQGCEIARVTVQGIKESASCEKIKDSLLAKGYTIPLVADIHFFPAAALHVADFVEKIRINPGNFVDKRNMFMKINEQYDEKQIVRDLEKIETKLFPLIEKCKKFNRSLRIGVNHGSLSERIMRQYGDTVRGMVESALEFTSVFRKYGFHNLIYSMKSSNPQVMIEAYRLLVTELDSRGWDYPLHLGVTEAGAGLSGRIKSSVGIGTLLAEGLGDTIRVSLTEHPVKEIIPCQNLIQITDEYSRLSATTVINQGEISTVDDEFETLRYRLALNIFDHEIEQETFFTDLGLTNITVDSLPLQSPDIVFINPSLINHPKIEILKKAGMLVVPQTVKSISSSKETDKINSRDYYIPNIQFPDLNYFIFEPGFPNIDNTVLFFSKKKHLKNQAIVKITYDEQDKEKAVIAAGTEFGALLNENLCSIIFPDITVLNLDERRLLGLTLLQATRKRLFATDFISCPGCGRTLFDIQTVTERIREKTDHLVGLKIAVMGCIVNGPGEMADADFGYVGSKAGKIDLYVKHTCVKRDIDMHEADEALINLIKSHDRWVEPISKN